The DNA segment AAGCATCCTGTTAGGATAGATGAAATTTTTTAGGGTAGAAAAAGATGAAGAGTTGGTATTTACTGTATTGCAAACGAGGTGAGCAGAAGAGAGCGAAACAGCATCTGGAAAACCAACAGGTAGAATGTTATTACCCTGAGATTGAAATTGAAAAAATTTTACGAGGTAAACGGCAAAGAGTTGTTGAGCCACTTTTCCCTTCTTATATGTTTGTGGCGTTAGACCACGATAATGGTCCAACATTCACCACCATCCGCTCTACTCGTGGTGTTATGGATTTTGTACGTTTTGGTGGTTTGCCTTATAAAGTCCCTAAAGGTGTGATTGAGCGCTTACAAAATTTCAAACCGGATGAAGAAGGCACCACATTACCTAAGCAGGGTCAGACCGTACAAATTACGTCAGGACAATTTGCCGGTTTTGATGCCGTTTATCATGAGTCAGATGGTGAAAAACGCTCAATACTTCTGATCACTCTTATCAATAAGCAAGTGAAGATCAAAGTGGATAATACCCAAGTAGATTGGTAGCCAAGTAAGCCGTTTTCGAAACCAGCTAATACAACAAAGCCTATTCATATTGAATAGGCTTTGTACTTTTGGTTTATAGTGTCAGCTTAGTGGAAAGCTAAACTTAGTAAGCCGCGTTATGGACCGCTTTGACTGCACGACCTGAAGGATCGGCATTGTTCTTAAATGATTCGTCCCATTCAATCGCTTTAGCAGAGGAACAAGCTACTGATGGCCCACCTGGAACACATTGAGCGGCGGATTCTAGTGGGAACAGTTCAGCAAAAATCTCACGGTAAACATAGCCTTCTTTTGTTGTCGGCGTGTTGTATGGGAATTTAAATGCCGCGGTTTCTAATTGCTGGTCAGTCACTTTCTCTTCAGCTTGCGCTTTAAGTGAATCGATCCAGTTATAGCCTACACCGTCAGAAAACTGTTCTTTTTGACGCCATGCAATGGACTCTGGCAAGTAATGTTCAAAACATTCACGTAAAATGTGTTTCTCAATTTTGCCGTTACCACACATTTTATCTTGTGGGTTTAGGCGCATCGCGACATCGATAAATTCTTTGTCCAAGAACGGAACACGACCTTCTACGCCCCACGCGGCAAGAGACTTGTTAGCACGAGCACAGTCAAACATGTTCAGTGCAAGGAGTTTACG comes from the Vibrio gangliei genome and includes:
- the rfaH gene encoding transcription/translation regulatory transformer protein RfaH, which produces MKSWYLLYCKRGEQKRAKQHLENQQVECYYPEIEIEKILRGKRQRVVEPLFPSYMFVALDHDNGPTFTTIRSTRGVMDFVRFGGLPYKVPKGVIERLQNFKPDEEGTTLPKQGQTVQITSGQFAGFDAVYHESDGEKRSILLITLINKQVKIKVDNTQVDW